In Aliamphritea ceti, a single window of DNA contains:
- the panD gene encoding aspartate 1-decarboxylase — protein MLQTFLKAKLHRVTATHAELHYEGSCAIDGKLLDSSGIREYEQIHIYNINNGERFSTYAIRGEDNSGIISVNGAAAHKANKGDLLIICAYVQLDEQEAESFEPTLCYFENARNENDAEQVSDAELHARNKLTGIKNAIATQMSDLA, from the coding sequence ATGTTGCAAACATTTCTGAAAGCTAAACTTCACCGGGTAACTGCTACCCATGCCGAACTGCACTACGAAGGCTCATGCGCCATCGATGGTAAGCTGCTGGACAGTTCCGGCATTCGCGAATATGAACAGATACATATCTATAACATCAATAATGGTGAACGATTTAGCACCTATGCTATTCGTGGTGAAGATAACAGCGGTATTATTTCGGTGAATGGTGCTGCTGCCCATAAAGCAAACAAGGGTGACCTGTTAATTATCTGTGCTTATGTTCAGTTAGACGAACAGGAAGCCGAAAGCTTTGAGCCTACGCTGTGTTACTTTGAAAACGCCCGTAATGAGAATGATGCAGAGCAGGTGAGCGATGCTGAGCTGCATGCGCGTAATAAACTGACGGGTATCAAGAATGCTATTGCTACTCAGATGAGTGATCTGGCATAG